A genomic region of Penaeus vannamei isolate JL-2024 chromosome 42, ASM4276789v1, whole genome shotgun sequence contains the following coding sequences:
- the LOC138860629 gene encoding ribosomal protein S6 kinase 2 beta-like, producing the protein MECLGFNNLESLILDYELDDRDLLKIMLSLSKQVKELNDCGIVHADLKPDNVMMTYADGEPQAHLIDFGCSTKIGRRSHFGQCPQRWQVEVFRRPWYAAEIFQGRTLDHKADVVGLAFSLLFVMGEMRSKRTELAELVELGMNYNRRIRPSYDQFINYLEGELALLETV; encoded by the coding sequence ATGGAGTGTCTGGGCTTCAATAACCTGGAATCTTTGATACTGGACTACGAGCTCGACGACCGCGACCTGTTAAAGATTATGCTCTCACTTTCGAAACAGGTGAAGGAGCTGAACGACTGCGGCATCGTCCACGCCGACCTGAAGCCCGATAACGTCATGATGACGTACGCCGACGGGGAGCCACAGGCCCACCTGATCGACTTCGGGTGCTCCACCAAGATCGGGCGGAGGTCGCACTTCGGCCAGTGTCCGCAGCGGTGGCAGGTGGAGGTCTTCCGGCGGCCTTGGTACGCGGCCGAGATCTTCCAGGGCAGAACGCTGGACCACAAAGCCGACGTCGTGGGACTTGCCTTTAGCCTCCTGTTCGTGATGGGCGAAATGAGGAGCAAGAGGACCGAGTTGGCGGAGCTCGTAGAACTGGGTATGAACTACAACAGGAGGATCCGGCCCTCGTACGACCAGTTCATCAATTACCTAGAAGGCGAGTTGGCGCTTCTAGAGACGGTGTGA